In Schistocerca cancellata isolate TAMUIC-IGC-003103 chromosome 7, iqSchCanc2.1, whole genome shotgun sequence, a genomic segment contains:
- the LOC126092818 gene encoding uncharacterized protein LOC126092818 has product MSCATSGKLASWLSPSSASSSESASSLSLSSAPSGGSASSLSPSSAPSGGSASSLSPSSAPSGGSASSLSPSSGPSSESASSPSLSSATSGGSATSLSSSSAPSGRSATSLSLSIAPRGGSASSLSPSSRTVLWISLLALSVQRPERRISLFALPVQRLQWWIYLLALSLSSAPSGGSASSLSPSSAPSGGSASSLSPSSAPSGGSASSLSLSSAPSSGSASSLSPSSAPSGGSTSSLSPSSAPSVRSASSLSPSSAPSGGSASSLSLSSAPSSGSASSLSPSSAPSSESASSPSPSSAPSGGSASSLSPSSAPSGGSASSLSPSSTPSGGSATSLSPSSAPSGRSATSLSLSSAPRGGSASSLSPAPSGGSASSLTPSSARSGGSASSLSPSSVPSVASASSLSRSSAPRGGSAFLISLSSAPSSGSASSLSPSSAPSSESASSPSPVSAPSGGSASSLSPSSAPSGGSASSLSPSSAPSGGSATSLSPSSAPSGRSATSLFLSSAPRGGSASSLSPAPSGGSASSLTPSSARSGGSASSLSQSCAPSVGSASSLSRSSAPRGGSAFLISLSSAPSSGSASSLSPSSAPSSESASSPSPSSAPRGGSCPPRWISLLALSVQRPKRWMSLLALSVQRTLLWISLLALSVQRTERRISLFALSVQRLQWWICLLALSLSSAPSGRSASSLSPSSATSGGSASSPSANVDVDASSAPSSGSASSLSPSSAPSSGSASSLSPSSAPSGGSTSSLSPSSAHSRPQQRISLLALTVQRPQQ; this is encoded by the exons ATGTCCTGCGCCACCAGTGGCAAATTGGCATCCTGGCTCTCTCCATCCAGCGCCTCCAGCAGTGAATCAGCCTCCTCGCTCTCTCTGTCCAGTGCCCCCAGCGGCGGATCAGCCTCCTCGCTCTCTCCGTCCAGTGCCCCCAGCGGCGGATCAGCCTCCTCGCTCTCTCCGTCCAGTGCCCCCAGTGGCGGATCAGCCTCCTCACTCTCACCGTCCAGCGGCCCCAGCAGTGAATCAGCCTCCTCGCCCTCTCTGTCCAGCGCCACCAGCGGTGGATCAGCAACCTCGCTCTCTTCGTCCAGCGCCCCCAGTGGCCGATCAGCCACTTCGCTCTCTCTGTCCATTGCCCCCCGCGGTGGATCAGCCTCCTCGCTCTCTCCGTCTAGC CGCACCGTGCTGTGGATCAGCCTCCTCGCTCTCTCCGTCCAGCGGCCCGAGCGGCGGATCAGCCTCTTCGCTCTCCCCGTCCAGCGCCTCCAGTGGTGGATCTACctcctcgctctctctctgtccagcGCCCCCAGTGGCGGATCTGCCTCCTCGCTCTCTCCGTCCAGCGCCCCAAGCGGCGGATCAGCCTCTTCGCTCTCTCCGTCCAGCGCCCCGAGTGGTGGATCAGCCTCTTCGCTCTCTCTGTCCAGTGCCCCCAGCAGTGGATCAGCCTCTTCGCTCTCTCCGTCCAGCGCCCCCAGCGGTGGATCAACCTCCTCGCTCTCTCCGTCCAGCGCCCCCAGCGTTCGATCAGCCTCTTCGCTCTCTCCGTCCAGCGCCCCCAGCGGCGGATCAGCCTCTTCGCTCTCTCTGTCCAGTGCCCCCAGCAGCGGATCAGCCTCCTCGCTCTCACCGTCCAGCGCCCCCAGCAGTGAATCAGCCTCCTCGCCCTCTCCGTCCAGCGCCCCCAGCGGCGGATCAGCCTCTTCGCTCTCTCCGTCCAGCGCCCCCAGTGGTGGATCAGCCTCCTCGCTCTCTCCATCTAGCACCCCCAGCGGTGGATCAGCAACCTCGCTCTCTCCGTCCAGTGCCCCCAGTGGCCGATCAGCCACTTCGCTCTCTCTGTCCAGTGCCCCCCGCGGTGGATCAGCCTCCTCGCTCTCTCC CGCCCCCAGCGGTGGATCAGCCTCCTCGCTCACTCCGTCCAGCGCCCGCAGCGGCGGATCAGCCTCCTCGCTCTCTCCGTCCAGCGTCCCCAGCGTTGCATCAGCCTCCTCGCTCTCTCGGTCCAGCGCACCCCGCGGTGGATCAGCCTTCTTGATCTCTCTGTCCAGCGCCCCCAGCAGCGGATCAGCCTCCTCGCTCTCACCGTCCAGCGCCCCCAGCAGTGAATCAGCCTCCTCGCCCTCTCCGGTCAGCGCCCCCAGCGGCGGATCAGCCTCTTCGCTCTCTCCGTCCAGCGCCCCCAGTGGTGGATCAGCCTCCTCGCTCTCTCCATCTAGCGCCCCCAGTGGTGGATCAGCAACCTCGCTCTCTCCGTCCAGCGCCCCCAGTGGCCGATCAGCCACTTCGCTCTTTCTGTCCAGTGCCCCCCGCGGTGGATCAGCCTCCTCGCTCTCTCC CGCCCCCAGCGGTGGATCAGCCTCCTCGCTCACTCCATCCAGTGCCCGCAGCGGCGGATCAGCCTCCTCGCTCTCTCAGTCCTGCGCCCCCAGTGTTGGATCAGCCTCCTCGCTCTCTCGGTCCAGCGCACCCCGCGGTGGATCAGCCTTCTTGATCTCTCTGTCCAGCGCCCCCAGCAGCGGATCAGCCTCCTCGCTCTCACCGTCCAGCGCCCCCAGCAGTGAATCAGCCTCCTCGCCCTCTCCATCCAGCGCCCCCAGGGGTGGATCA TGCCCCCCACGGTGGATCAGCCTCCTCGCTCTCTCCGTCCAACGCCCTAAGCGGTGGATGAGCCTCCTTGCTCTCTCCGTCCAGCGCACCCTGCTGTGGATCAGCCTCCTCGCTCTCTCCGTCCAGCGCACCGAGCGGCGGATCAGCCTCTTCGCTCTCTCCGTCCAGCGCCTCCAGTGGTGGATCTGCctcctcgctctctctctgtccagcGCCCCCAGTGGCAGATCTGCCTCCTCGCTCTCTCCGTCCAGCGCCACCAGCGGCGGATCAGCCTCCTCGCCctctgcaa atgtagatgtagatgcgtccaGCGCCCCCAGCAGCGGATCAGCCTCTTCGCTCTCTCCGTCCAGCGCCCCCAGCAGCGGATCAGCCTCTTCGCTCTCTCCGTCCAGCGCCCCCAGCGGTGGATCAACCTCCTCGCTCTCTCCGTCCAGCGCCCACAGC CGCCCCCAGCAGCGGATCAGCCTCCTCGCTCTTACCGTCCAGCGCCCCCAGCAGTGA